The Oncorhynchus nerka isolate Pitt River linkage group LG13, Oner_Uvic_2.0, whole genome shotgun sequence sequence atgttcaccttatcagctcagggattcaaacccgcaacctttcagttactcgtctaaccactaggctatctgctggccAACTTGCTCTGCTTCTATCTCCTCTGATAGATTAAGGGATTATGTCAGCTCTACTCATTACATTTCTATCTGATAGAGTAAGGAATTATGTCAGCTCTACTCATTACATTTCTATCTGATAGAGTAAGGAATTATGTCAGCTCTACTCATTACATTTCTATCTGATAGAGTAAGGAATTATGTCAGCTCTACTCATTACATTTCTATCTGATAGAGTAAGGAATTATGTCAGCTCTACTCATTACATTTCTATCTGATAGAGTAAGGAATTATGTCAGCTCTACTCATTACATTTCTATCTGATAGAGTAAGGAATTATGTCAGCTCTACTCATTACATTTCTATCTGATAGAGTAAGGAATTCAACACGACCCTGTTGAAACTGTCacaaggtgttcctctttctttctctttctctttctccttttctttcgtttcctccttctctctgcccATGCTTCTCTAGCCCCtgacaggcagtgtgtgtgtgtgtgtgtgtgtgtgtttgtgtgtgtgtgtgtgtgtgtgtaccttctcTTGATGCAGCAGTAGAGAACGACAGCGAGGCAGCAGACGAGCAAGGCCACGCCCACACAGATGCCAATCACCTCCTCTGCTACGGCAAAGTTGCACTGCGTCGCCTGGTGGGTCAACAGACCACAGCGAGGGCCGCTATAAGACACGTCACACCTACACACAGAGAAACATTTTTAgttcattgtgtctgtctgtctgtcctgtcctgtcttgtctgcctgtgtctgtcttcctgtgtgtctgtcctgtgtgtctgtcctgtgtgtctgtgtgtctgtctgtctgtctgtctgtctgtctgtctgtgtgtcctgtctgtgtgtcctgtctgtgtgtctgtctgtctgtgtgtcctgtgtgtcctgtctgtgtgtcctgtctgtgtgtcctgtctgtgtgtcctgtctgtgtgtctgtctgtctgtgtgtcctgtctgtctgtctgtctgtgtgtcctgtctgtgtgtcctgtctgtgtgtcccgtctgtctgtctgtctgtctctctccctgtctgtctgtctgtctgtctgtccttacgTGCAGGCAGGGGTATCGCTGTCAGGGGGGTACATGCACTGTCCGTTCAAGCAGTAGTCAGCATCTTCGTCTTTACAGGGTTTTGACATCCTCAGAACACGAGGCTCCTCCACATCACTACCTGCAATCAGTCAATCAGAAAATAGCTTCATTGTCTCTACTACAAACAAAAAAAAGCATAGTGCATTcagggtaaaacacacacacacacacacacacacacacacacacacggttcttgtaacagaagcatttcgctacacgcaCAATAACATCTGaaaaacacatgtatgtgaccaataacatttgatttgatgctttAACCTAAAAGCCCTTTACATTCAGCCGAGGCAAGATGGGTGATCTTTGGAAACAGGTATCTGAATCCTGAACCAACTGGAAGGCTCTGTTTTGTTGGAAGCCTGTAGCAACCATTTTCCAAACCATCGACGAAAGGAGGGCCTTCCAGTTTATTCAGGATGCCTGTTTTTACAGGCAGTCTTTTGACCATTCAGATCTGATCTGTTTGCCCATATTTGGGCAAACAGATCAGAATTGggatgcctgtgtaaacgcagcctctTAAAAGTAGCCGTTGAAACTCACCATTTACAGGTAGTGCAGTGTTCATGGGCTCTGCAAGGTCCAGACTGAGTGTCCGTTGTGTTGGTTGAAGGTTGTCTGAAGGTTCTGCTGACTGAGTCACGGTGGAGAGGATGAGCAACATTGCAACCAGAGTGGTGGAGAAGGCTGTGGAacggagagatggggggggaggaGAATAATGATGACTGCTTGTCCACACACCTTTAGAACTGCTCTCGTTACATATTATCTCTTCTAGAACGTTGTTCTGGAATTCTTCTTACAGACAGACATACTCAAAAATCAAATTCTCAAAGAACCTCAATACTTCCTGATCTAACGTGATTGGACAGGTGAAAGCCAGCGCCTGGTCCAGACCACTTGTCAGATAGTGACTAGACTAGACTGAAGGTTGCTTTTGTAAAGTGTTGTCAGATAGTCaaggcaccttaattggggagaacgggattgtggtaatggctggagtggaatctgTGATGTATTTTGATACCATTCCAAAGACATGGATTCCATGgattccatggtttccatggtttccaggtgtttgttGCCATTCCATTTTCTCTCCATTCCGgcccattacaatgagcccgtcctcccctcaacagcctcctgtGGGAGTGACCATACTACGTGGTGTAGATTCAAAGCCATACAGGTCAATGATGTATAGCCTACTACAGTATATCTCTATAGATAAATCCATCACATACTATATACAGATCTGTCTGGGTTGTCTCAGTTCTCTGAGGGATCCCCAAAGGGGCACTAATTTCTGCTCTATCCCAGGACTAACGTACCTGGGTGACCTGATGAAGGGCTTGTTGGTAAGTTCTGTAGTTtcgtcaggtgtgttagtgctgtgctaaagaacagacagacagacagacagacacagacagacacagacagacacagacagacacagacagacagacagacagacagacagacagacagacagacagacagacagacagacagacagacagacagacagacacagacagaggttgCAGGGCACTCACCGGTTACTGTCTGTTTCGGTCCTGACATCTTGTGGTTTTCTACGAGTGTGGCCGTCCTCAGACTGTCTCTTCCTCAGGTGTGTGGATTACAGTGAAAGTCTGGTGTGCTTTATACTCCTTTAATCCCTGTCACGACTTGCACAACCAATGGGAGAACCAGAATTATGGGGTAAAGAATATTCCCTTTCCACAAATGGCACGCTCGGCTGCTTCCCCCGCATCACTTCCTGTCCCATTGCCCCCGGTTACCTGCATGCAGAGGCAGAAGCCTCTTGGCCAGGTGTTAAACAGGTTTGCAGTCCCAGGGGGCAGGAGAGgattcactcactctcacacacacactttcactcactcactctcacacagacactcactcacacacaaacacacactctcacccactcacacactctcactctcacacacacacacacacacacacacacacacacacacacacacacacacacacacacacgtgttgtcAGCCCACACAGCATCTGGAGGAGTTTACAGCACTTAATGAAGTGTGTCCAtgccctctccttcttggtctccctctttctcccttccactctctctttctccccctctccctctttctcccttccactctctctctccctctctcccctctttctcccttccactctctctttctcccttccactctctctttctccctctctccctctttctcccttccactctctctttctctctcccttccactctctctttctccctctctccctctttctcccttccactctctctttctctctcccttccactctctctttctccctctttctcccttccactctctctttctccctctctccctctttctcccttccactctctctttctccctctctcccctctttctcccttccactctctctttctccctctctccctttttctcccttccactctctttctccctctctccttatttctccctctctccctctttcttccttccactctctctttctccctctctcccctctttctcccttccactctctctttctccctctctctctccctcccacttctctctctctttctctctctctcccttctttctccctcccacttctctctctccccctctctctccccctatctctctaaccctattccctctccccctctctctccccctctccccctctctccctaaccctattctctctccccctccctctctcctcatgttCTCTCCCTAATTCCTGACCCCTGCCTCTAAGTGTTGGCTTTAGAGGCACCCCACTGAGCACACCAAGTCATTTTAAAGTGGacaattgggtaata is a genomic window containing:
- the LOC115117168 gene encoding epigen-like codes for the protein MSGPKQTVTAFSTTLVAMLLILSTVTQSAEPSDNLQPTQRTLSLDLAEPMNTALPVNGSDVEEPRVLRMSKPCKDEDADYCLNGQCMYPPDSDTPACTCDVSYSGPRCGLLTHQATQCNFAVAEEVIGICVGVALLVCCLAVVLYCCIKRRCGKKNLPYKTYGGSENSV